Proteins from a single region of Thiomicrorhabdus sp. Kp2:
- the pheA gene encoding prephenate dehydratase, whose product MTTEQAQLTEIRNQIDAIDAQIQELIGQRAACAQKVADIKTQGGNVNAVFYRPEREAQVLRAVKERNTSLLPDVEMAKLFREIMSACLALEQPVSVAYLGPEGSYSHASVVKQFGSSAHAVAVSTIEDVFTAVEKGEANYGIVPVENSSEGVVKSTQNELMKTKLQISGEVDLPIHHCLMSKAQSHESIKKVVAHQQALGQCEQWLKNNLPWAEIEAVDSNALAAKMAQSDSSLAAIASDQAAQLYQLNILESNIEDFKDNTTKFWVIGKESTQPSGEDKTALILSIHNKAGALLDVLSCFSKRNINMTRIISRPSTDKKWDYIFFIDVLGHKEDDNVKSALAEVEQNAAFYKLLGSFPVSPL is encoded by the coding sequence ATGACAACGGAACAGGCACAATTAACCGAAATTCGTAACCAGATTGATGCGATTGATGCACAAATTCAAGAGCTCATTGGCCAACGAGCTGCGTGTGCTCAAAAAGTGGCGGACATTAAAACCCAGGGTGGAAATGTTAATGCAGTGTTTTACCGACCAGAGCGTGAAGCACAGGTATTACGTGCGGTAAAAGAGCGTAATACTAGCTTATTGCCTGATGTTGAGATGGCTAAACTGTTTAGAGAAATTATGTCGGCCTGTTTGGCATTAGAACAGCCTGTTTCTGTGGCTTATCTTGGGCCAGAAGGCAGTTATTCTCATGCAAGTGTGGTTAAACAATTTGGTTCTTCTGCTCATGCGGTTGCGGTTTCTACCATTGAAGATGTTTTTACAGCCGTTGAAAAAGGTGAAGCTAATTACGGTATTGTGCCAGTAGAAAATTCATCAGAAGGTGTGGTTAAGTCAACCCAAAATGAGTTAATGAAAACCAAACTTCAAATTTCTGGTGAGGTCGATTTACCGATTCATCACTGTTTAATGTCCAAAGCGCAATCGCATGAGTCGATTAAAAAAGTGGTGGCACATCAACAAGCCTTGGGGCAGTGTGAGCAGTGGTTAAAAAACAACCTACCTTGGGCAGAGATTGAAGCGGTAGACTCAAACGCCTTAGCGGCAAAAATGGCACAGAGTGATTCGTCTTTAGCCGCGATTGCTTCTGACCAAGCTGCTCAGCTTTATCAGTTAAATATTTTAGAATCGAATATTGAAGACTTTAAAGATAACACCACCAAGTTTTGGGTGATTGGCAAAGAATCAACTCAGCCAAGCGGTGAAGATAAAACGGCGTTAATTTTGTCGATTCATAATAAAGCTGGGGCTTTATTGGATGTTTTAAGTTGTTTTAGTAAACGCAATATTAATATGACCCGCATTATCTCTCGTCCATCAACCGATAAAAAATGGGACTATATTTTCTTTATTGATGTATTAGGACACAAAGAGGATGACAATGTAAAAAGTGCTTTAGCGGAAGTTGAGCAAAATGCCGCTTTTTACAA